One region of Channa argus isolate prfri chromosome 20, Channa argus male v1.0, whole genome shotgun sequence genomic DNA includes:
- the anxa11b gene encoding annexin A11b, whose translation MSYPGYPPQGGYPPQPGAYPPQAGGYPPAAGGYPPAAGGYPPAAGGYPPAAGGYPPAAGGYPPQGGGYPPQAGGYPPAAGGYPPGGYPAPGGGYPAPGGGFPPQAGGYPQPGAGGYPSMPPGGGGWGAAPGGYGTPGAQQGYPGGPTPGQPMPSFPAAPQTNPSMPGYGGGAPANPQAPAISKGYRGSIKDFPGADPLRDVEVLRKAMKGFGTDENAIIELLGNRSNKQRVPMVAAYKTTYGKDLKHDLKSELTGNFESLVLAMLMSPAQFDAFELREAIKGAGTDEPCLIEILSSRSNAEIHEINRIYKAEYKKSLEDAISSDTSGHFRRLLISLCQGNRDERETVDISLAKQDAQKLHAAGENKLGTDESQFNAILCARSKPHLRAVFHEYQQMCGKDLEKSICSEMSGHLEDGMVAVVRCIKNTPAYFAGRLNRAMKGAGTKDRTLIRIMVTRSEVDMLDIRQEYLKAYGKSLYTDISGDTSGDYKKLLLKLCGGTD comes from the exons ATGAGCTACCCAGGATACCCACCACAGGGAGGATACCCACCTCAACCAGGGGCATATCCACCTCAGGCTGGTGGCTACCCACCCGCAGCTGGGGGCTACCCACCCGCAGCGGGTGGCTACCCACCCGCAGCTGGGGGCTACCCGCCCGCAGCTGGGGGCTACCCTCCTGCTGCAGGAGGCTACCCCCCACAGGGAGGCGGATATCCACCCCAAGCTGGCGGTTACCCTCCTGCAGCGGGTGGCTACCCTCCAGGGGGCTACCCTGCACCGGGTGGTGGCTATCCTGCCCCAGGTGGAGGCTTCCCTCCTCAAGCAGGAGGATACCCACAGCCTGGAGCAGGAGGATATCCCTCAATGCCTCCAGGAG GTGGAGGCTGGGGTGCAGCACCGGGTGGCTATGGAACG CCTGGAGCTCAGCAGGGATACCCAGGAGGCCCCACGCCAGGTCAACCCATGCCGAGTTTCCCTGCTGCCCCCCAAACCAACCCCTCAATGCCAGGATATGGAGGTGGTGCTCCAGCCAACCCTCAGGCACCTGCCATTTCT aaaggaTACAGGGGTTCTATTAAGGACTTTCCGGGGGCTGATCCTCTGAGGGATGTTGAAGTTCTTCGAAAGGCTATGAAGGGTTTTG GCACCGATGAAAATGCGATTATTGAACTGCTTGGAAATCGTTCCAATAAGCAGAGAGTTCCAATGGTAGCTGCCTACAAAACTACTTATGGAAAG GATTTAAAGCATGATTTGAAGTCTGAGCTCACTGGCAATTTTGAGAGCCTGGTTCTTGCCATGTTGATGAGCCCTGCGCAATTTGATGCATTTGAACTCAGAGAGGCTATCAAG GGTGCTGGAACAGATGAACCTTGTCTGATTGAGATTCTTTCTTCACGCTCCAATGCAGAGATTCATGAAATCAACAGAATCTACAAAGCTG AGTACAAGAAGAGCCTGGAGGATGCCATCAGCAGTGACACCTCTGGTCACTTCCGCAGGCTCCTGATCTCTCTCTGTCAG GGAAATCGTGACGAGAGGGAGACTGTGGACATCTCCCTGGCCAAACAGGATGCTCAG AAATTGCATGCTGCTGGAGAAAATAAATTGGGAACAGATGAGTCTCAGTTTAATGCCATCCTGTGTGCTCGCAGCAAGCCTCACCTTCGGGCAG tcttCCACGAGTACCAGCAGATGTGTGGAAAAGACCTTGAGAAGAGCATCTGCAGTGAAATGTCTGGACATTTGGAGGATGGCATGGTGGCTGTGG TGAGATGCATCAAAAACACTCCAGCCTACTTCGCAGGAAGGCTCAATAGGGCCATGAAG GGTGCAGGCACCAAAGACAGAACCCTCATACGTATAATGGTGACCCGCTCTGAGGTAGATATGTTGGACATCAGACAGGAGTATCTGAAGGCCTACGGAAAATCACTGTACACCGATATCTCT GGTGATACCTCCGGGGATTACAAGAAGCTGCTGTTGAAGCTGTGTGGAGGTACCGACTAA